A single window of Streptomyces sudanensis DNA harbors:
- a CDS encoding MarR family transcriptional regulator, whose translation MTRTATPTRPALAGPDVSDEDLAAQPVGYWSGIVNRAVIRYLRDTMASVDLTQPLWWALNRLVAAGGDGVTREALTGGLVPLADDPDEVPRLPERLLHRGWATEDEAGLLRPTDAAAAAHARGKALVAEARARMHEGVPDEEYAAALRVLRRIARNAEASGAR comes from the coding sequence ATGACGCGAACCGCGACACCGACCCGACCCGCCCTCGCCGGCCCGGACGTGTCCGACGAGGACCTCGCCGCGCAGCCCGTCGGCTACTGGAGCGGCATCGTCAACAGGGCCGTCATCCGGTACCTGCGCGACACCATGGCGTCCGTGGACCTCACCCAGCCCCTCTGGTGGGCCCTCAACCGCCTGGTCGCCGCCGGAGGGGACGGCGTGACCCGCGAGGCGCTGACCGGCGGGCTCGTCCCGCTGGCCGACGACCCCGACGAGGTCCCGCGCCTGCCGGAGCGGCTGCTCCACCGCGGCTGGGCCACCGAGGACGAGGCGGGCCTCCTGCGCCCGACCGACGCCGCCGCAGCCGCCCACGCGCGGGGGAAGGCCCTGGTGGCCGAGGCGCGGGCGCGGATGCACGAGGGCGTGCCGGACGAGGAGTACGCGGCGGCGCTGCGCGTCCTGCGGCGGATCGCCCGGAACGCCGAGGCGAGCGGCGCGCGCTGA
- the tuf gene encoding elongation factor Tu: MAKAKFERTKPHVNIGTIGHIDHGKTTLTAAITKVLHDKYPDLNEASAFDQIDKAPEERQRGITISIAHVEYQTESRHYAHVDCPGHADYIKNMITGAAQMDGAILVVAATDGPMPQTKEHVLLARQVGVPYIVVALNKADMVDDEEILELVELEVRELLSEYEFPGDDVPVVKVSALKALEGDPEWAESVMNLMNAVDEAIPQPERDVDKPFLMPIEDVFTITGRGTVVTGRIERGVLKVNETVDIIGIKTEKTTTTVTGIEMFRKLLDEGQAGENVGLLLRGIKREDVERGQVIIKPGSVTPHTEFEAQAYILSKDEGGRHTPFFNNYRPQFYFRTTDVTGVVTLPEGTEMVMPGDNTTMSVQLIQPVAMEEGLKFAIREGGRTVGAGQVTKIVK; the protein is encoded by the coding sequence GTGGCGAAGGCGAAGTTCGAGCGGACTAAGCCGCACGTCAACATCGGCACCATCGGTCACATCGACCACGGTAAGACGACCCTCACGGCCGCCATTACCAAGGTGCTGCACGACAAGTACCCGGACCTGAACGAGGCTTCGGCCTTCGACCAGATCGACAAGGCTCCCGAGGAGCGCCAGCGCGGTATCACCATCTCCATCGCGCACGTCGAGTACCAGACCGAGTCGCGTCACTACGCGCACGTCGACTGCCCGGGTCACGCGGACTACATCAAGAACATGATCACCGGTGCCGCGCAGATGGACGGCGCCATCCTCGTGGTCGCCGCCACCGACGGCCCGATGCCGCAGACCAAGGAGCACGTGCTCCTGGCCCGCCAGGTCGGCGTCCCGTACATCGTCGTCGCCCTGAACAAGGCCGACATGGTGGACGACGAGGAGATCCTGGAGCTCGTCGAGCTCGAGGTCCGTGAGCTCCTCTCCGAGTACGAGTTCCCGGGCGACGACGTCCCGGTCGTCAAGGTCTCCGCTCTGAAGGCGCTCGAGGGCGACCCGGAGTGGGCCGAGTCGGTCATGAACCTCATGAACGCCGTCGACGAGGCCATCCCGCAGCCGGAGCGCGACGTCGACAAGCCGTTCCTCATGCCGATCGAGGACGTCTTCACGATCACCGGTCGCGGTACGGTCGTCACCGGCCGTATCGAGCGTGGTGTCCTGAAGGTCAACGAGACCGTCGACATCATCGGCATCAAGACCGAGAAGACCACCACCACGGTCACCGGCATCGAGATGTTCCGCAAGCTGCTCGACGAGGGCCAGGCCGGTGAGAACGTCGGTCTGCTCCTCCGCGGCATCAAGCGCGAGGACGTCGAGCGCGGCCAGGTCATCATCAAGCCGGGCTCGGTCACCCCGCACACCGAGTTCGAGGCGCAGGCCTACATCCTCTCCAAGGACGAGGGTGGCCGCCACACGCCGTTCTTCAACAACTACCGCCCGCAGTTCTACTTCCGTACCACGGACGTGACCGGCGTCGTGACCCTCCCCGAGGGCACCGAGATGGTCATGCCGGGCGACAACACCACCATGTCCGTCCAGCTGATCCAGCCGGTCGCCATGGAGGAGGGCCTCAAGTTCGCCATCCGTGAGGGTGGCCGGACCGTCGGCGCCGGCCAGGTCACCAAGATCGTCAAGTAA
- the fusA gene encoding elongation factor G: MATTSLDLARVRNIGIMAHIDAGKTTTTERILFYTGVSYKIGEVHDGAATMDWMEQEQERGITITSAATTCHWSLEDVDHTINIIDTPGHVDFTVEVERSLRVLDGAVTVFDGVAGVEPQSETVWRQADRYGVPRICFVNKLDRTGADFFRCVGMISDRLGAQPIVMQLPIGAEADFQGVVDLVRMKALVYSAEAAKGEMYDIVDIPENLAELAEEYRGKLVEAVAENDEELMELYLEGQEPSEEQLYTAIRRITIASGKGTGTTVTPVFCGTAFKNKGVQPLLDAVVRYLPSPVDIEAIEGQDVKDPETVVKRKPSDDEPLSALAFKIMSDPHLGKLTFVRIYSGRLDSGTSVLNSVKGKKERIGKIYRMHANKREEIDSVGAGDIIAVLGLKQTTTGETLCDEKAPVILESMDFPAPVIEVAIEPKSKGDQEKLGVAIQRLAEEDPSFQVHTNEETGQTVIGGMGELHLEVLVDRMRREFKVEANVGKPQVAYRETIRKAVERVDYTHKKQTGGTGQFAKVQIAIEPIEGGDASYEFVNKVTGGRIPKEYIPSVDAGAQEAMQFGILAGYEMTGVRVTLLDGAYHEVDSSELAFKIAGSQAFKEAARKASPVLLEPMMAVEVTTPEDYMGDVIGDINSRRGQIQAMEERAGARVVKGLVPLSEMFGYVGDLRSKTSGRASYSMQFDSYAEVPRNVAEEIIAKAKGE; the protein is encoded by the coding sequence ATGGCTACCACTTCGCTTGACCTGGCCAGGGTCCGCAACATCGGGATCATGGCCCACATCGACGCGGGCAAGACGACCACCACCGAGCGCATCCTCTTCTACACCGGTGTTTCGTACAAGATCGGTGAGGTCCACGACGGCGCTGCCACGATGGACTGGATGGAGCAGGAGCAGGAGCGCGGCATCACGATCACGTCCGCCGCGACGACCTGTCACTGGTCGCTCGAGGACGTCGATCACACCATCAACATCATCGACACCCCCGGTCACGTGGACTTCACCGTCGAGGTGGAGCGCTCGCTCCGCGTCCTCGACGGCGCCGTGACCGTGTTCGACGGTGTGGCCGGTGTGGAGCCGCAGTCCGAGACCGTGTGGCGTCAGGCGGACCGCTACGGCGTTCCGCGTATCTGCTTCGTGAACAAGCTGGACCGCACCGGCGCCGACTTCTTCCGCTGCGTCGGAATGATCTCGGACCGCCTGGGTGCCCAGCCCATCGTCATGCAGCTGCCGATCGGCGCCGAGGCCGACTTCCAGGGCGTCGTCGACCTCGTCCGCATGAAGGCCCTCGTCTACTCCGCCGAGGCCGCCAAGGGCGAGATGTACGACATCGTCGACATCCCGGAGAACCTCGCCGAGCTCGCCGAGGAGTACCGCGGCAAGCTGGTCGAGGCCGTCGCGGAGAACGACGAGGAGCTCATGGAGCTGTACCTCGAGGGCCAGGAGCCCTCCGAGGAGCAGCTGTACACCGCGATCCGTCGTATCACCATCGCGTCCGGCAAGGGCACCGGCACCACCGTGACCCCGGTGTTCTGCGGCACCGCGTTCAAGAACAAGGGCGTGCAGCCCCTGCTCGACGCGGTCGTGCGCTACCTGCCGTCGCCGGTCGACATCGAGGCCATCGAGGGCCAGGACGTCAAGGACCCCGAGACCGTCGTCAAGCGCAAGCCGTCCGACGACGAGCCGCTGTCGGCGCTGGCGTTCAAGATCATGAGCGACCCGCACCTCGGCAAGCTCACCTTCGTCCGGATCTACTCCGGTCGCCTGGACTCCGGCACCTCGGTGCTGAACTCCGTCAAGGGCAAGAAGGAGCGCATCGGCAAGATCTACCGCATGCACGCGAACAAGCGTGAGGAGATCGACTCGGTGGGCGCCGGCGACATCATCGCCGTCCTGGGTCTGAAGCAGACCACGACCGGCGAGACGCTGTGCGACGAGAAGGCCCCGGTGATCCTGGAGTCCATGGACTTCCCGGCGCCGGTCATCGAGGTCGCCATCGAGCCCAAGTCCAAGGGTGACCAGGAGAAGCTGGGTGTCGCCATCCAGCGTCTCGCGGAGGAGGACCCCTCCTTCCAGGTCCACACCAACGAGGAGACCGGCCAGACCGTCATCGGCGGCATGGGCGAGCTCCACCTCGAGGTGCTCGTCGACCGCATGCGGCGCGAGTTCAAGGTCGAGGCCAACGTCGGCAAGCCGCAGGTCGCGTACCGTGAGACGATCCGCAAGGCCGTCGAGCGCGTGGACTACACCCACAAGAAGCAGACCGGTGGTACCGGTCAGTTCGCCAAGGTGCAGATCGCGATCGAGCCGATCGAGGGCGGCGACGCCTCGTACGAGTTCGTCAACAAGGTCACCGGTGGCCGCATCCCGAAGGAGTACATCCCTTCGGTCGACGCCGGTGCGCAGGAGGCCATGCAGTTCGGCATCCTCGCGGGCTACGAGATGACGGGCGTGCGCGTCACCCTGCTCGACGGCGCCTACCACGAGGTGGACTCCTCCGAGCTCGCCTTCAAGATCGCCGGTTCGCAGGCCTTCAAGGAGGCCGCGCGCAAGGCGTCCCCCGTGCTCCTCGAGCCGATGATGGCCGTCGAGGTCACCACGCCCGAGGACTACATGGGCGATGTCATCGGTGACATCAACTCCCGCCGTGGCCAGATCCAGGCCATGGAAGAGCGTGCCGGCGCCCGCGTCGTCAAGGGCCTGGTGCCGCTGTCGGAGATGTTCGGCTACGTCGGCGACCTCCGCAGCAAGACCTCGGGTCGCGCAAGCTACTCGATGCAGTTCGACTCCTACGCCGAGGTTCCGCGGAACGTCGCCGAGGAGATCATCGCGAAGGCCAAGGGCGAGTAA
- the rpsG gene encoding 30S ribosomal protein S7: protein MPRKGPAPKRPVIIDPVYGSPLVTSLINKILLNGKRSTAERIVYGAMEGLREKTGQDPVVTLKRALENVKPALEVKSRRVGGATYQVPIEVKPGRASTLALRWLVGYSRARREKTMTERLMNELLDASNGLGASVKKREDTHKMAESNKAFAHYRW from the coding sequence ATGCCTCGTAAGGGCCCCGCCCCGAAGCGCCCGGTCATCATCGACCCGGTTTACGGTTCTCCTCTGGTGACCTCGCTCATCAACAAGATCCTGCTCAACGGCAAGCGTTCCACCGCCGAGCGCATCGTCTACGGCGCGATGGAGGGCCTCCGCGAGAAGACCGGCCAGGACCCGGTCGTCACGCTGAAGCGCGCCCTCGAGAACGTCAAGCCGGCTCTTGAGGTGAAGTCCCGCCGCGTCGGTGGCGCCACCTACCAGGTGCCGATCGAGGTCAAGCCCGGTCGCGCCTCCACCCTCGCTCTCCGCTGGCTCGTGGGCTACTCGCGCGCCCGTCGCGAGAAGACCATGACCGAGCGCCTGATGAACGAGCTGCTGGACGCCTCCAACGGCCTCGGCGCCTCGGTCAAGAAGCGCGAGGACACGCACAAGATGGCCGAGTCCAACAAGGCCTTCGCGCACTACCGCTGGTAG
- the rpsL gene encoding 30S ribosomal protein S12 — MPTIQQLVRKGRQDKVEKNKTPALEGSPQRRGVCTRVFTTTPKKPNSALRKVARVRLTSGIEVTAYIPGEGHNLQEHSIVLVRGGRVKDLPGVRYKIIRGSLDTQGVKNRKQARSRYGAKKEK; from the coding sequence GTGCCTACGATCCAGCAGCTGGTCCGGAAGGGCCGGCAGGACAAGGTCGAGAAGAACAAGACGCCCGCGCTCGAGGGTTCCCCCCAGCGCCGCGGCGTCTGCACGCGTGTGTTCACGACCACCCCGAAGAAGCCGAACTCGGCCCTCCGCAAGGTCGCGCGTGTGCGTCTGACCTCCGGGATCGAGGTCACGGCTTACATTCCGGGTGAGGGACACAACCTGCAGGAGCACTCCATCGTGCTCGTGCGTGGTGGCCGTGTGAAGGACCTGCCGGGTGTTCGCTACAAGATCATCCGCGGTTCGCTCGACACCCAGGGTGTCAAGAACCGCAAGCAGGCCCGCAGCCGCTACGGCGCCAAGAAGGAGAAGTAA
- a CDS encoding helix-turn-helix domain-containing protein — protein MTADDLEQFAAWIEELIRRRGFDIDSPRGGGKSRLADEAGVHRAAITRLLQRQSMPDLETTRRLARVLDVPVRDMLIRSGRLTEDDLPLPQAAGAPSRTAGEGRRLTLEEAAAGLGVPPEQREMFMKVAGQFLPAAPERRTPPAEE, from the coding sequence ATGACCGCCGATGACCTGGAACAGTTCGCCGCCTGGATCGAGGAGTTGATCCGCCGCCGCGGCTTCGACATCGACAGCCCCCGCGGCGGCGGGAAGTCCCGCCTCGCGGACGAGGCCGGCGTCCACCGCGCGGCCATCACCCGGCTGCTGCAGCGCCAGAGCATGCCGGACCTGGAGACGACCCGCCGCCTCGCGCGCGTCCTGGACGTGCCGGTGCGCGACATGCTGATCAGATCCGGCCGGCTCACGGAGGACGACCTCCCGCTGCCGCAGGCCGCCGGAGCGCCGTCGCGGACCGCCGGGGAGGGCCGTCGCCTGACGCTGGAGGAGGCCGCCGCCGGGCTGGGCGTACCGCCGGAGCAGCGCGAGATGTTCATGAAGGTGGCCGGCCAGTTCCTGCCGGCCGCCCCGGAGCGCCGGACGCCGCCCGCCGAGGAGTGA
- a CDS encoding WhiB family transcriptional regulator, whose amino-acid sequence MPSAPSPPLPEVLEFFGWRAAAACSGLPPQSVFARREAEARPALTACERCPVVRRCLEAVAPAENWFDGVSGGRLWRNGRPVPLRHRDGGASDAA is encoded by the coding sequence ATGCCGTCCGCACCCTCCCCACCCCTCCCGGAGGTCCTCGAGTTCTTCGGCTGGCGCGCTGCGGCCGCCTGCTCCGGGCTCCCTCCGCAGTCCGTGTTCGCCCGCCGGGAAGCAGAGGCGCGACCTGCGCTGACGGCATGCGAGCGGTGCCCGGTGGTACGCCGCTGCCTGGAAGCCGTGGCACCTGCGGAGAACTGGTTCGACGGCGTCAGCGGGGGGCGCCTGTGGCGCAACGGTCGGCCGGTTCCGCTCCGCCACCGCGACGGCGGTGCCTCCGACGCCGCCTGA